In Streptomyces canus, one DNA window encodes the following:
- a CDS encoding LysR family transcriptional regulator, which translates to MEATTLRQLTAYTAVARAASFTAAAAEMHVSQSSLSRAVADLERQLGVQLLERDTRNVQLTAAGVEALRIAEQIVTAHRAGMKELRRFLLGESGTVAVATLPSVAAVLLPQVISDFRERRPQVAVRLLDGLERLVLDRVLSGDADFAITTVGDPPEQLEHRPLVRDRFVAVLPEGHPLADRHEVAWDDLARQPFLAVGRDSSVRRLTDAAFAQIDAHAAPAAEAGSIATVGGLVTAGLGVSAMPALVLPLMGAGRIVCRPLVDPVVDRRLDIALRARRTLPVVTQRFLETLEEFRLQRRPLPPGVSWA; encoded by the coding sequence ATGGAGGCCACCACCCTGCGACAACTGACGGCGTACACGGCCGTCGCCCGGGCCGCGAGCTTCACCGCGGCTGCCGCGGAGATGCACGTGTCCCAGTCCTCGCTCAGCCGCGCCGTCGCGGACCTGGAACGGCAGCTCGGCGTCCAACTCCTCGAACGGGACACCCGCAATGTGCAGTTGACCGCGGCGGGCGTCGAGGCCCTGCGGATCGCCGAGCAGATCGTCACCGCCCACCGTGCGGGCATGAAGGAACTCAGGCGCTTCCTGCTCGGCGAGTCGGGAACGGTCGCCGTGGCCACCCTGCCCTCGGTCGCCGCGGTGCTCCTGCCGCAGGTGATCTCCGACTTCCGTGAGCGGCGCCCGCAGGTGGCGGTACGCCTCCTCGACGGGCTGGAGCGGCTGGTACTGGACCGGGTCCTGTCCGGTGACGCCGATTTCGCGATCACCACCGTCGGGGACCCGCCCGAGCAGTTGGAGCACCGCCCCCTGGTCAGGGACCGCTTCGTCGCGGTGCTGCCGGAAGGCCACCCGCTCGCCGACCGCCACGAAGTCGCCTGGGACGACCTGGCTCGTCAGCCGTTCCTGGCCGTCGGGCGCGACTCGAGCGTGCGCCGGCTCACCGACGCGGCGTTCGCCCAGATCGACGCGCACGCGGCACCGGCGGCCGAGGCGGGCAGTATCGCGACCGTGGGCGGACTGGTGACCGCCGGCCTCGGGGTGTCGGCGATGCCCGCCCTCGTGCTCCCGCTGATGGGCGCCGGACGCATCGTCTGCCGTCCTCTGGTGGACCCCGTCGTGGACCGGCGCCTGGACATCGCGCTGCGCGCCCGTCGAACGCTCCCGGTCGTGACGCAGCGGTTCCTGGAGACGCTTGAGGAGTTCCGCCTTCAGCGCCGCCCCCTCCCGCCCGGGGTCTCGTGGGCGTGA
- a CDS encoding CitMHS family transporter, whose translation MLAALGFATIAVLLLVTMTKRASVLVALILLPVLAALIGGFASDLGELTLGGLSKVAPTGIMIAFAVLYFSLMVDAGLFDPLIRALLRAAQGDPLRITVATAVLTLCVALDGDGASTFLITVSALLPVYKRLGMNPLVLSGVVCLGAGVMNMVPWGGPTVRAMAALKLDSSDVFNPVLPAMGFGVAWVLVASYLLGRRERNRLGTLPPPGPATDVRQGEDERDAREPVASTAAAAAEPSRQATATTADGQEPQAIRSPGDGPGAVRVPPLPRTWLNIFNLLLTITLVVCLIQEVLPLPVLFVLGFAIAVLVNHPTWEQQQALLDQHAKSVVLVTTMIFAAGVLTGILSGTKMIDEMAEAFVSVVPDSFGSHLPVAVAVTGMPLSLVFTPDAYYFGVLPVLAETANGFGTDPAEVARAAILGQMTTGFPLSPLTASTFILVGMSGVSLGEHQRFIFRWAFATTLVMTAGALVTGAFPL comes from the coding sequence ATGCTGGCAGCCCTGGGCTTCGCCACGATCGCCGTCCTCCTGCTGGTCACCATGACCAAACGCGCCTCGGTGCTGGTCGCTCTGATCCTGCTGCCGGTACTGGCGGCGCTCATCGGCGGTTTCGCGAGCGATCTGGGCGAGTTGACTCTCGGCGGGCTGTCCAAGGTGGCCCCCACCGGCATCATGATCGCCTTCGCGGTCCTGTACTTCAGCCTGATGGTGGACGCCGGGCTCTTCGACCCCCTGATCCGAGCTCTGTTGCGCGCGGCGCAGGGAGACCCGTTGCGGATCACCGTCGCCACGGCCGTCCTCACGTTGTGCGTGGCCCTGGACGGCGACGGCGCCTCGACCTTCCTCATCACCGTCTCCGCGCTGTTGCCGGTCTACAAGAGGCTCGGTATGAACCCCTTGGTGCTGTCCGGAGTGGTCTGCTTGGGCGCGGGCGTGATGAACATGGTCCCTTGGGGTGGGCCGACCGTACGGGCCATGGCGGCGCTGAAGCTGGACAGTTCCGACGTCTTCAACCCCGTGCTGCCCGCGATGGGCTTCGGCGTCGCCTGGGTGCTGGTGGCCTCGTACCTGCTCGGCCGCCGGGAGCGCAACCGTCTCGGCACGCTGCCCCCGCCGGGTCCGGCCACGGACGTGCGCCAGGGTGAGGACGAGCGGGACGCCCGTGAACCCGTCGCCTCGACGGCTGCCGCGGCAGCCGAACCGAGCCGGCAGGCCACTGCCACGACGGCCGACGGGCAGGAGCCGCAGGCCATCCGGTCCCCCGGGGACGGGCCAGGCGCCGTCCGGGTCCCGCCGCTGCCGCGGACCTGGCTGAACATCTTCAATCTCCTGCTCACCATCACCCTCGTGGTCTGCCTGATCCAGGAAGTGCTGCCGCTTCCGGTGCTGTTCGTCCTCGGGTTCGCGATCGCGGTGCTGGTCAACCATCCGACCTGGGAGCAGCAGCAGGCGCTGCTCGACCAGCACGCCAAGAGCGTGGTCCTGGTCACCACGATGATTTTCGCGGCCGGCGTCCTCACCGGGATCCTCAGCGGCACCAAGATGATCGACGAGATGGCCGAGGCGTTCGTCTCCGTCGTCCCCGACTCGTTCGGGTCGCACCTGCCCGTCGCGGTGGCCGTCACCGGCATGCCGCTGAGTCTGGTCTTCACCCCGGACGCCTACTACTTCGGGGTACTGCCCGTGCTCGCCGAGACCGCGAACGGTTTCGGCACGGACCCGGCCGAGGTCGCCCGGGCCGCCATTCTCGGCCAGATGACCACGGGGTTCCCGCTGAGTCCGCTCACCGCGTCCACGTTCATCCTGGTCGGCATGAGCGGTGTGTCGCTCGGCGAACACCAGCGCTTCATCTTCCGCTGGGCCTTCGCCACCACGCTCGTCATGACCGCCGGCGCCCTGGTGACCGGCGCCTTCCCCCTGTGA
- a CDS encoding prolyl oligopeptidase family serine peptidase → MRRITRRTVLAATAGAVTAPTVSTAAAAAADHSTAPSEGRQAAPGLDPVLRTDLLTQVTPRNNWLVTAVALRYAQRVDLRGGVILPSAFEVKATVGGQTAARTVTRVYSNTAAEVDDRPHPGRPGEYLIVELDPNDSNARAAGTDPLPLDRAYSVRQVADIRTPGGETVLRAGPFANRNDDVITPVVDDFTAGSFTDSAGFELDFRLYQPAGFLRNPGTRTRYPLVITLHGGGEVADNNMTQLTSNRVAVTFAKPERQRRDPAFVLSPQIPLPRPMDGPDGTDWTDAKVQAALIELIDTFVSAHSRVVDRDRLYLVGLSSGGRGIYSLLSKRPDAFAAALPTAGWGDPAVMEKITHIPIWADHSVDDPVVPYREGRFGKPGTWTLMNALETAGARVSRGEWANDLPKAQFEARSRALLREARATRSHVLFTSYTAGTTPLNPHLAWAQTYENDVVIDWLFEQSR, encoded by the coding sequence ATGAGACGGATCACCAGACGCACGGTGCTCGCAGCCACCGCGGGTGCGGTCACGGCGCCGACCGTGAGCACGGCGGCCGCGGCGGCCGCCGACCACTCGACAGCGCCGTCCGAGGGACGACAAGCGGCCCCCGGACTCGATCCGGTCCTGCGGACGGACCTCCTCACGCAGGTGACGCCGAGGAACAACTGGCTGGTGACAGCGGTCGCCCTCCGGTACGCGCAGCGCGTCGACTTACGCGGTGGGGTGATCCTGCCTTCCGCCTTCGAGGTGAAGGCCACCGTGGGCGGGCAGACAGCGGCTCGCACGGTGACCCGGGTCTACTCCAACACCGCCGCCGAAGTGGACGACCGCCCTCACCCCGGACGACCGGGGGAGTACCTGATCGTCGAACTCGACCCGAACGACTCCAACGCGCGGGCCGCCGGCACCGATCCCCTGCCGCTCGACCGTGCGTACTCCGTCAGACAGGTGGCTGACATACGTACCCCGGGAGGCGAAACGGTGCTCAGGGCCGGTCCGTTCGCGAACCGGAACGACGACGTCATCACTCCCGTGGTCGACGACTTCACCGCCGGTTCCTTCACCGACTCCGCGGGTTTCGAACTGGACTTCCGGCTGTACCAGCCTGCGGGCTTCCTTCGGAATCCTGGGACGCGCACGCGGTACCCGCTCGTCATCACCCTGCACGGCGGTGGCGAGGTCGCGGACAACAACATGACCCAGCTCACTTCCAACCGGGTCGCGGTCACGTTCGCGAAACCGGAACGACAGCGCCGCGACCCCGCGTTCGTCCTCTCTCCGCAGATCCCCCTGCCCCGTCCCATGGACGGACCCGACGGCACGGACTGGACCGACGCCAAGGTCCAGGCCGCTCTGATCGAACTCATCGACACCTTCGTGAGCGCGCACTCGCGAGTGGTGGACAGGGACCGGCTCTATCTCGTCGGACTGTCCTCGGGCGGTCGCGGTATCTACAGCCTGCTGTCGAAGCGGCCCGACGCGTTCGCGGCCGCCCTGCCCACAGCCGGCTGGGGCGACCCGGCGGTCATGGAAAAGATCACGCACATCCCGATCTGGGCCGACCACTCCGTCGACGACCCGGTCGTCCCCTACCGGGAGGGGCGGTTCGGCAAGCCCGGCACCTGGACCCTGATGAACGCCCTGGAGACCGCCGGCGCACGGGTCAGCCGGGGGGAGTGGGCCAACGATCTGCCGAAGGCCCAGTTCGAGGCCAGGTCACGGGCTCTCCTGCGGGAGGCCAGGGCCACGCGCAGCCATGTGCTGTTCACGAGCTACACGGCCGGAACGACACCGCTGAACCCACACCTCGCATGGGCCCAGACGTACGAGAACGACGTGGTCATCGACTGGCTTTTCGAACAATCCCGATAG
- a CDS encoding SpoIIE family protein phosphatase, whose translation MNVMTGSEAADDDRSSRRPDDLIDESATARATMDPDGIVTGWSEGARRLLGYRSAEVVGRPAATLLAGAPPAETLRSLHTLPRWNGTATLLHRDGHRLAVNLLAHRREPDGEVKGGGEWLLVSPLARPSSPLQNDALVKWAFTRSPSTTALYDTGLRLRRANADMERVIGLPEAAMQGLRVSEIVVDPEGDRTEQCMRRALETGEQQHLQQILHLAGHERESIWTTSLTPVRDAGGTVRGVLLSAHDMTEEHLARGRLALLNEASIRIGSTLDLARTAQELADVAIPQLADFVTVDLLPAIEGGDDPRAGSPPSPVMLRRVAYQSVLEGSPEVVVERGTVAAYPDDSTAARCLTTGRPLIENVTTSSMDRVASQTPDRAERMRRYGFHSVLGVPMRARGITLGVATFSRHRRPEPFEQDDLLLGEEITARAAVCIDNARRYTRERRTSLTLQSSLLPQRLPPQAAVDVASRYLPASTQAGVGGDWFDVIPLSGARVALVVGDVVGHGIQASATMGRLRTAVRTLADVDLPPDELLTHLDDLVIHLSAEADSAAGTNGDIGATCLYAVYDPVSRRCTLARAGHPVPAVATPDGAVEFPDVPAGPPLGLGGLPFEATEIELPEGSLLALYTDGLVEDRGHDIDTGLDALREVLARPASSLESTCDTVVRTLLPDRPADDVALLIARTRALDAAHVATWDVPHDPSAVAEARKNTCRQLATWGLEEAAFVTELVVSELVTNAIRYGGAPIQLRLIRDRNLICEVSDASNTAPHLRRARTYDEGGRGLLLVAQLTQGWGTRQTHTGKTIWAEQALPTT comes from the coding sequence ATGAACGTGATGACGGGTTCGGAGGCCGCCGACGACGACCGGTCGTCGCGCCGGCCGGACGACCTCATCGACGAGTCGGCCACAGCCAGAGCCACCATGGATCCGGACGGCATCGTGACCGGGTGGAGTGAGGGAGCACGGCGGCTGCTCGGATACCGGTCCGCCGAGGTCGTCGGCAGGCCCGCGGCGACGCTGCTCGCCGGAGCGCCGCCCGCCGAGACGCTGCGTTCTCTGCACACGCTGCCGCGGTGGAACGGAACGGCGACTCTCCTGCACCGGGACGGCCATCGCCTCGCGGTGAACCTGCTGGCCCACCGCCGGGAGCCCGACGGCGAGGTCAAGGGGGGCGGCGAGTGGCTCCTGGTCTCCCCGCTGGCCCGGCCGTCGTCGCCTCTCCAGAACGACGCACTGGTGAAGTGGGCGTTCACGCGGTCCCCGTCCACGACGGCGCTCTACGACACCGGCCTCCGGCTGAGGCGCGCGAACGCGGACATGGAACGGGTGATCGGCCTGCCCGAAGCGGCGATGCAGGGGTTGCGCGTGTCGGAGATCGTGGTCGACCCGGAGGGCGACCGGACGGAACAGTGCATGCGGCGGGCGCTGGAGACCGGCGAACAGCAGCATCTGCAGCAGATCCTGCACTTGGCGGGCCACGAACGCGAGAGCATCTGGACGACCTCGCTCACCCCGGTGCGGGACGCCGGGGGAACGGTACGGGGGGTGCTCCTCTCCGCACACGACATGACCGAGGAGCACCTGGCCCGGGGACGCCTGGCGCTGCTCAACGAAGCCAGCATCCGCATCGGCAGCACTCTGGACCTCGCCCGGACCGCTCAGGAACTCGCCGACGTGGCCATCCCCCAGCTCGCGGACTTCGTCACCGTCGACCTGCTCCCCGCCATCGAAGGCGGCGACGACCCGCGCGCCGGTTCACCGCCCAGCCCCGTCATGCTGCGCCGTGTCGCCTACCAGTCCGTCCTGGAGGGCTCCCCCGAGGTCGTGGTGGAGCGCGGAACGGTGGCCGCGTACCCGGACGATTCGACTGCGGCCAGGTGCCTGACCACCGGCCGGCCGCTGATCGAGAACGTGACCACTTCCTCGATGGACCGGGTGGCGAGTCAGACGCCGGACCGGGCCGAACGGATGCGACGCTACGGCTTCCACTCGGTGCTGGGCGTGCCGATGCGCGCCCGCGGCATCACTCTCGGCGTGGCCACCTTCTCCCGCCACCGGCGCCCGGAACCCTTCGAGCAGGACGACCTGCTCCTGGGCGAGGAGATCACCGCCAGGGCCGCCGTCTGCATCGACAACGCCCGCCGCTACACCCGCGAGCGCCGCACCTCCCTGACCCTCCAGAGCAGTCTCCTGCCACAGCGGCTGCCCCCTCAGGCCGCCGTCGACGTCGCTTCCCGTTACCTGCCCGCCAGCACGCAGGCCGGCGTCGGCGGCGACTGGTTCGACGTGATCCCGTTGTCCGGCGCCCGGGTGGCGCTCGTCGTCGGCGACGTCGTCGGCCACGGCATCCAGGCCTCGGCCACCATGGGACGGCTGCGCACCGCCGTGCGCACCCTGGCCGATGTCGACCTCCCGCCCGACGAGCTGCTGACCCACCTGGACGACCTGGTCATCCACCTGTCCGCCGAGGCCGACAGCGCAGCCGGCACCAACGGCGACATCGGCGCGACCTGCCTGTACGCCGTCTACGACCCGGTCTCCAGGCGCTGCACCCTGGCTCGCGCGGGCCACCCCGTACCCGCGGTGGCGACTCCGGACGGCGCCGTGGAATTCCCCGACGTCCCCGCGGGCCCGCCGCTGGGGCTGGGCGGCCTGCCCTTCGAAGCCACCGAGATCGAACTGCCCGAAGGCAGCCTCCTCGCGCTGTACACCGACGGTCTCGTCGAGGACCGTGGACACGACATCGACACAGGCCTCGACGCGCTGCGCGAGGTGCTGGCACGGCCGGCCTCGTCCTTGGAGAGCACCTGCGACACCGTGGTCCGGACGCTGCTCCCGGACCGCCCCGCCGACGACGTGGCGCTGCTGATAGCCCGCACCCGCGCCCTGGACGCCGCCCATGTCGCCACCTGGGACGTGCCGCACGATCCCTCAGCGGTCGCCGAGGCCCGTAAGAACACCTGCCGGCAGCTGGCAACCTGGGGCCTGGAGGAAGCCGCCTTCGTCACCGAACTGGTCGTCAGCGAACTCGTCACCAACGCCATCCGCTACGGCGGCGCCCCCATCCAGCTCCGGCTCATCCGCGACCGCAACCTCATCTGCGAGGTCTCCGACGCCAGCAACACCGCCCCCCACCTGCGCCGCGCCCGCACCTACGACGAAGGCGGTCGCGGCCTGCTCCTGGTCGCCCAGCTCACCCAGGGCTGGGGGACCCGCCAGACGCACACCGGCAAAACGATCTGGGCCGAACAGGCCCTCCCCACCACCTGA
- a CDS encoding benzaldehyde dehydrogenase yields MTATGEGTWPDATEWTGKIYSGGWRQSEGGVQSVNEPATGERLAEVGVAAPADVARAGSLAARAQRAWAGTTPQERAEVLLRAARVLRENSGAIREWIVRESGGVPAKGDYEIAAGLSQLSQAAGLASLPRGEILNPPTPGQASCAWRVPLGVVGVINPWNAPLLFAIRALAPALALGNAVLLKPDPHTPVSGGVVVARLFEDAGLPDGLLHVLPGGRGTGEAVVADPHVNMVMFTGSTEAGRAVARAAGDGLKRVALELGGKNSIVVLDDADVDAAAAAGAMSSFGYQGQACVAAGRHLVHADLVEPYTEALIGQAKALRVGDPREEGVALGPVISERQAARIERIVDESVAAGARVLAGGRRDGLFYPPTVLDHVERTMPAFTEEVFGPVAPVVAFRTDTEAVEIANDTEYGLTAAVHSRSVPRAAAIAEQLRTGMVHLNDVSAKDAANAPFGGMGASGNGSRIGGTANLEQFTQWRWMTVTESV; encoded by the coding sequence ATGACTGCCACCGGCGAAGGAACGTGGCCGGACGCGACCGAATGGACCGGGAAGATCTACAGCGGCGGCTGGCGGCAGTCCGAGGGCGGGGTTCAGTCGGTGAACGAACCCGCCACGGGAGAGCGGCTGGCGGAGGTGGGCGTGGCGGCGCCCGCGGATGTCGCCCGGGCCGGGTCCCTGGCCGCCCGGGCTCAGCGGGCCTGGGCCGGAACGACACCCCAGGAGCGCGCCGAGGTCCTGCTCCGTGCCGCCCGGGTACTGCGCGAGAACAGCGGGGCGATCCGTGAGTGGATCGTCCGGGAGTCCGGAGGCGTCCCGGCGAAGGGCGACTACGAGATCGCGGCCGGACTCAGCCAGCTGAGTCAGGCCGCCGGGCTCGCCTCGCTGCCTCGCGGCGAGATCCTGAACCCGCCGACACCCGGCCAGGCCAGTTGCGCATGGCGGGTACCGCTGGGCGTGGTCGGCGTCATCAACCCCTGGAACGCCCCCCTGCTGTTCGCCATACGGGCCCTCGCACCCGCCCTTGCGCTGGGCAACGCCGTCCTGCTCAAGCCCGATCCCCACACACCGGTGTCCGGCGGCGTCGTCGTGGCGCGGCTGTTCGAGGATGCCGGACTGCCCGACGGGCTGCTCCACGTCCTGCCCGGAGGGCGCGGCACCGGTGAGGCGGTCGTGGCCGACCCTCACGTCAATATGGTCATGTTCACCGGCTCCACCGAGGCAGGACGGGCGGTCGCCCGGGCCGCGGGCGACGGGCTCAAGCGGGTGGCTCTGGAACTGGGCGGCAAGAACTCGATCGTCGTGCTCGACGACGCGGACGTGGACGCCGCCGCGGCAGCCGGGGCGATGAGCTCCTTCGGCTACCAGGGGCAGGCCTGCGTCGCCGCCGGACGCCATCTGGTGCACGCCGACCTCGTGGAGCCGTACACCGAGGCATTGATCGGACAGGCCAAGGCCTTGCGCGTCGGCGACCCCCGAGAGGAGGGCGTGGCGCTCGGTCCCGTGATCAGCGAGCGCCAGGCCGCGAGGATCGAGCGCATCGTGGACGAGAGCGTGGCCGCCGGGGCGCGGGTGCTGGCCGGCGGGCGCCGCGACGGGCTGTTCTACCCGCCCACCGTCCTGGACCACGTCGAGCGGACCATGCCCGCCTTCACCGAGGAGGTCTTCGGGCCCGTCGCCCCCGTCGTCGCGTTCCGTACCGACACGGAGGCCGTCGAGATCGCCAACGACACCGAATACGGCCTGACGGCGGCTGTGCACTCCCGTTCGGTGCCGCGGGCGGCGGCCATCGCCGAGCAGTTGCGTACCGGCATGGTGCACCTCAACGACGTCTCCGCCAAGGACGCCGCGAACGCTCCCTTCGGCGGGATGGGAGCATCGGGCAATGGCTCCCGCATCGGCGGCACCGCCAACCTGGAGCAGTTCACCCAGTGGCGCTGGATGACGGTGACCGAATCGGTCTGA
- a CDS encoding mucin-1: MRYAPPGLCVNDFALLRDDDGTYAVLHLQGPWTAEFDHLRMETSYGRATSTDLVRWKPEGTAFGNGLPGRFDQQAVWTMHPFRHGTGMAMFYTGVSGLTPDGWPLQSVGLAYADRTDGTGWRRHGTGPVVEADGRWYRTGERMGWRDPFVVRDDESDGWVMVVCAADASLPVEVSGCVAWATSDDLEHWTVQPPLISPGDVDELECPVLERLDDGSWLLIGSIGATRGFEAWTAPRLRGPWTRRGPLGPTGAYAPRVIAAPDGSPVVLHTTPRRVGLTDSGERCRGMLAQPKSLVVPEDSAPRLEWWPGLDGWLGEETEEPALHAVGDVDVSGRIEITLRTGDDGRPALAVGCDGKNLWVTGPEGSRLGESDLTEPAATLRILTIGEYVEVYADGVFALTGLCYSGHPAPWTAVTEGRTRTLPVRPVRLPDPGRDDASAVWPGPVGSLHRLPPDRRHQRRQ; the protein is encoded by the coding sequence ATGCGATACGCCCCGCCCGGCCTCTGCGTGAACGACTTCGCCCTGCTCCGCGACGACGACGGCACCTACGCCGTGCTGCACCTGCAGGGCCCGTGGACGGCCGAGTTCGACCACCTGAGGATGGAGACGTCGTACGGCCGGGCCACGTCCACCGATCTGGTCCGCTGGAAGCCGGAGGGCACCGCCTTCGGCAACGGCCTGCCCGGCCGCTTCGACCAGCAGGCGGTGTGGACCATGCACCCCTTCCGCCATGGCACCGGTATGGCGATGTTCTACACGGGCGTTTCCGGTCTCACCCCCGACGGCTGGCCGCTGCAGTCGGTCGGGCTGGCGTACGCGGACCGCACGGACGGCACCGGCTGGCGGCGCCACGGCACCGGGCCGGTCGTCGAGGCGGACGGGCGGTGGTACCGCACCGGCGAACGCATGGGCTGGCGCGACCCGTTCGTCGTGCGTGACGACGAGTCGGACGGCTGGGTCATGGTGGTCTGCGCCGCCGACGCCTCGCTGCCGGTCGAGGTCAGCGGCTGTGTGGCGTGGGCGACTTCGGACGACCTGGAGCACTGGACCGTGCAGCCCCCGCTCATCTCACCGGGCGACGTGGACGAGTTGGAGTGCCCGGTCCTGGAACGCCTCGACGACGGCAGCTGGTTGCTGATCGGCTCGATCGGCGCAACGCGCGGCTTCGAGGCGTGGACGGCGCCCCGGCTACGCGGCCCCTGGACCCGCCGCGGCCCACTCGGCCCAACGGGCGCCTACGCCCCGCGCGTCATCGCCGCTCCCGACGGCTCACCCGTCGTGCTGCACACCACCCCGCGCCGAGTCGGCCTCACCGACTCCGGCGAGCGCTGCCGGGGGATGCTCGCCCAGCCCAAGTCCCTTGTGGTACCGGAGGATTCGGCGCCTCGCCTGGAGTGGTGGCCGGGCCTGGACGGCTGGCTCGGCGAGGAGACGGAGGAGCCGGCGCTGCACGCGGTCGGCGACGTGGACGTCTCCGGGCGGATCGAGATCACCCTGCGGACCGGAGACGACGGCCGGCCCGCCCTGGCCGTCGGGTGCGACGGCAAGAACCTCTGGGTCACCGGCCCCGAGGGCAGCCGGCTCGGCGAGTCCGACCTGACCGAGCCCGCCGCCACCCTGCGCATCCTCACCATCGGTGAGTACGTCGAGGTCTACGCCGACGGCGTCTTCGCCCTGACCGGCCTGTGCTACTCGGGTCACCCCGCCCCCTGGACAGCGGTGACGGAAGGACGTACCCGCACGCTCCCCGTCCGCCCGGTCCGCCTGCCCGACCCGGGCCGCGACGACGCGTCGGCCGTCTGGCCAGGGCCGGTAGGGAGCCTCCACCGCCTACCGCCAGATCGACGGCACCAACGTCGACAGTGA
- a CDS encoding LacI family DNA-binding transcriptional regulator, whose product MTVSITDVARAAGVSASTVSRALRGRQGVSDEVRARITAVAAQLGYTASQSASSLASGRTFTIGVVVPYVGRWFFGTVLDAAEHVFSAAGYDVLLYNLGSPETRKRFFTRMPVRKRVDALLSLLIPDEEESAALRSLGVPLAGTVGGPRPGFTVVGIDDRAGTESAVRHLVNLGHRRIGMISGSSGPQHWTTPIARRQAYLDVLAEAGIEHDPALEADGDYTVEGGERAMTELLAASRPPTAVFAQSDEMAMGALRALRRHRLKVPDDVSVVGFDDHELADVIGLTTVAQPVAGQGAEAARLLLRQLDEPGTEAPGHVQMPIRLVLRETTAPPRPRGPQ is encoded by the coding sequence GTGACCGTCAGCATCACCGATGTCGCCCGCGCCGCCGGAGTATCGGCGTCCACGGTGTCCCGCGCCCTGCGCGGCCGGCAGGGCGTGTCCGACGAGGTGCGCGCCCGGATCACGGCCGTCGCCGCGCAACTCGGCTATACGGCGTCCCAGTCGGCGTCCAGCCTGGCGAGCGGGCGCACCTTCACCATCGGCGTCGTGGTCCCGTACGTGGGCCGCTGGTTCTTCGGCACGGTGCTGGACGCCGCCGAGCACGTGTTCAGCGCCGCCGGTTACGACGTCCTGCTGTACAACCTGGGCTCACCGGAGACACGCAAGCGTTTCTTCACCAGGATGCCGGTCCGCAAGCGGGTGGACGCGCTGTTGTCGCTGCTCATTCCCGACGAAGAGGAGTCGGCCGCACTGCGTTCCCTGGGAGTGCCGCTGGCCGGCACGGTCGGCGGCCCCAGGCCCGGCTTCACCGTGGTCGGCATCGACGACCGGGCCGGCACGGAGAGCGCCGTACGGCATCTGGTGAACCTCGGCCACCGCCGGATCGGCATGATCAGCGGGTCGAGCGGGCCGCAGCACTGGACCACGCCCATCGCGCGACGCCAGGCGTACCTGGACGTGCTGGCCGAGGCCGGGATCGAGCACGATCCGGCCCTGGAGGCGGACGGCGACTACACCGTCGAGGGCGGCGAGCGGGCCATGACCGAACTGCTGGCCGCCTCCCGGCCGCCGACGGCGGTGTTCGCCCAGTCCGACGAGATGGCGATGGGCGCGCTGCGCGCCCTGCGGCGGCACCGGCTGAAGGTGCCGGACGACGTGTCCGTCGTCGGCTTCGACGATCACGAACTCGCCGACGTGATCGGACTGACCACCGTCGCCCAGCCGGTGGCCGGCCAGGGCGCCGAGGCCGCCCGGCTGCTGCTGCGCCAGCTCGACGAGCCGGGCACCGAGGCACCCGGGCACGTGCAGATGCCCATCCGTCTCGTCCTGCGCGAGACGACCGCCCCGCCGCGCCCGCGCGGACCTCAGTGA